The following are encoded in a window of Vigna unguiculata cultivar IT97K-499-35 chromosome 8, ASM411807v1, whole genome shotgun sequence genomic DNA:
- the LOC114193733 gene encoding peamaclein-like gives MKLSFSAMLLLCLLLSSSFFFELSSAGSGFCASKCAQRCSKAGMKDRCMKFCGICCSKCKCVPSGTYGNKHECPCYRDLKNSKGKGKCP, from the exons ATGAAGCTATCATTTTCTGCTATGCTGCTTCTGTGCCTTCTCCTCAGTTCCTCCTTCTTCTTCGAACTGTCATCTGCAGGTTCTG GTTTCTGTGCCTCAAAGTGCGCGCAGAGGTGCTCAAAGGCAGGGATGAAGGACAGGTGCATGAAGTTCTGTGGAATCTGCTGCAGCAAGTGCAAGTGTGTGCCCTCTGGGACTTATGGCAACAAGCACGAGTGCCCTTGTTACAGGGACCTTAAGAACTCTAAGGGCAAGGGAAAGTGCCCTTAA
- the LOC114194223 gene encoding putative cyclin-A3-1, translating into MASPSENSTNSTATRPQRKAKKRAAAAICQLLGNAKKKRVVLGDLTNVSNAVAVSESPKRKKVKLKNVDERSDPQLCGTYSSDIYQYLFGLEVVPRLRPMPDYVQKVQNDVDGNMRGVLVDWLIEVAEEYGLVSDTLYFCVAYIDRFLSLKVLSRQRLQLLGVAAMLVASKYEEVKPPEVEDFCFVTDNTYSKEEVLNMEADILMALKFELGAPTVGTFLRRFCGVGQQGVDTSDLQFEFLSCYLAELSLLDYYCIKFLPSLVAASVVFLARFMLSTKTHPWNLALHQLTTYKPAELKECILNIHDLYLRRRGSSLQGVREKYKQHKFKCVATTPSPPDIPLYFFEFSRVDS; encoded by the exons ATGGCATCGCCTTCAGAGAACAGCACGAACAGCACCGCCACGCGTCCCCAGCGCAAGGCGAAGAAGAGAGCCGCAGCTGCCATATGCCAGCTGCTCGGAAATGCCAAGAAGAAGCGCGTCGTTTTGGGAGACCTCACGAATGTCTCAAACGCTGTTGCCGTTTCGGAATCTCCGAAACGGAAAAAGGTTAAACTCAAGAATGTCGACGAAAGAAGCGACCCTCAACTATGTGGGACATACAGTTCTGACATATACCAGTACCTTTTCGGATTGGAG GTTGTTCCTCGTTTGAGACCGATGCCGGATTATGTTCAGAAGGTTCAGAACGACGTGGATGGTAACATGCGCGGTGTTCTGGTGGATTGGTTGATTGAGGTTGCAGAAGAGTATGGACTGGTTTCAGATACGTTATACTTTTGTGTGGCTTATATAGATAGGTTTTTATCGTTGAAGGTATTGTCCAGACAGAGATTGCAGTTGCTTGGGGTTGCGGCAATGCTCGTTGCTTC GAAATATGAAGAGGTTAAGCCACCCGAGGTGGAGGACTTTTGTTTTGTTACGGATAATACATACTCTAAGGAAGAG GTTTTGAATATGGAAGCCGATATATTGATGGCGTTGAAATTTGAATTGGGTGCTCCTACCGTGGGGACATTCTTGAG GAGATTCTGTGGAGTTGGTCAACAGGGTGTTGAT ACTTCTGATCTCCAGTTTGAGTTCCTTAGCTGCTACCTTGCAGAGCTCAGTTTATTGGATTATTACTGTATAAAGTTCTTACCATCTTTGGTGGCAGCATCTGTTGTATTCTTAGCAAGATTTATGCTAAGCACAAAGACACATCCctgg AATTTGGCCCTCCACCAACTCACTACATATAAACCCGCTGAATTGAAGGAATGTATTCTAAACATACATGACTTGTACCTCAGAAGGAGGGGGTCTTCTTTGCAAGGTGTGAGAGAGAAATACAAACAGCATAAG TTCAAATGTGTGGCAACAACACCATCTCCTCCCGATATACCCCtttatttttttgagttttcAAGGGTAGATTCGTAG